The Thermothelomyces thermophilus ATCC 42464 chromosome 4, complete sequence region ACCCTGGGCATGGTCGGCGCGGACGGCAAGTGCTACGCCTGGGACGCCCGAGCGCAGGGATACGGCCGGGGAGAGGGTGTTGCCGCCCTGATCCTGAAGCCCCTGCGGGCGGCGTTGCGGGACGGCGACCAGGTGTACGGCGTCATCCGCGAGACGGGCCTGAACCAGGACGGCCTGACCAAGACCATCACGTCGCCGTCGGTCGAGTCCCAGATCAAGCTGATCGAAAAGTGCTACGGCCGCGCCGGCCTCGACCTGGCCGACACCGGCTACGTAGAGGCACACATGACGGGCACGCGCGCCGGCGATCTGGCCGAGGCGACCGCGCTGGCCAGGACCTTTGGCCGAGCTCGCAAGCCCGGGGACCCCGTGTACGTGGGATCGGTCAAGACCAACGTCGGGCATACCGAGGCCGTCAGCGGTCTGGCGGCCATCATCAAAACCCTCTTCGCCCTGAAGCACCGGGTGATCCCGCCCAACATCAACTACCAGACGCCCAATCCCGAGATCCCCCTGGAGGAGTGGAACCTGGCGGTGCCGACCTCGCTCGTCCCCTGGCCGGCGGACAAGGCGCTCCGTGCTTCGGTCAACAACTTCGGCTACGGCGGCGCCAACGCCCACGTCATCCTCGAGGCGCCACCCGGAGAGTACGAGGAGAAGCGGCGTGCCAGAGCACCAAAAGGGCCGGCCGAGTCGGAGCAGAGCAGGATCTTCCTGGTGAGCGGCAAGGACCAGGTGGCCACCAGCGGGCTGATGGCCAACCTTGCCGCCTACGTCCGGGAGCTGCCGGACGACAGCACGCTCGGCGGGATCGCGCGGACGCTGGACGAGGGCCGGACCCGGTTCCGCTGGCTCGCGGCCGTGCGGGCGCGCACCCGGGCGGAGCTGGCCGAGCGCCTCTCGCAGCCGTCGACGAAGCCGAAGCCGCAGCCGGCGCACGTCACGAGCGGCAAGCGGCCCCGGCTCGGGTTCGTCCTCAACGGACAGGGCGCGCAGTGGCACGCCATGGGTCGCGAGCTGATCGCGGCCTACCCCGTCTTCGGCGACGCGGTCCGGCGCGCCGACGCCGTGCTCCGGGGCCGCTACGGCGCCGACTGGTCCCTGCTCGAGGAGCTGAACCGGGACGCGAAGACGACCCGGGTCGGCGAGATGGCCCTGAGCCAGCCCGTCACCATCGCGCTCCAGCTCTGCCTGCTCGACCTGCTCGCCTCGTGGGACGTCCGGCCGTCCGCCTTCAGCAGCCACTCGAGCGGCGAGATCGCGGCCGCGTACGCCGCCGGCGTGCTCACCTTCGAGGAGGCCCTGGGGGCGGGCTACTACCGCGGCCAGATCCCGTCGCGCAGCAAGGAGCTCTCGGCCGTCCGCGGAGGCATGCTGGCCGCCGGCGTCAGCCGGGAAGACGCGGCCAGGTTCATCGCCGACACCAGGAGCGGCCGGGTCGTGGTCGCCTGCGTCAACTCGCCCGAGAGCGTCACCATCTCGGGCGACATCGAGGCCATCGACGAGGTCGAGGCCCGCCTCAGGGCGGAGGAGCTCTTCGCCAGGAAGCTCAAGGTGCCGCTCGCGTACCACTCGCACCACATGCGCCTCCTGGCGGACGAGTACACGGCCCGGCTCGTCGAGACGGTCAGGAGCCGGCCGGACGAGGGGTGGACGAGGCGGTACCGGTACGCGTCGCCCGTGACGGGCGACATCGTCACCGACTCGGAGGCGCTCGGGCCCGAGTACTTTGTCCGCAACCTGACCAGCCCGGTCCTGTTCAGCGAGGCGTTCGACAAGATGTGCTTCGGCGAGGACGGGACGGTCCAGGTCGACGTGGTCGTCGAGATCGGAGCGCACGGCACGCTCGCCGGGCCGATCCGGCAGATCCTCAAGAGACGCGGAACGACCGAGCTCCCGTACGTGTCGACGCTCTCGCGCAacgtcgacgccgtcgagACGATGCAGAACCTGGCCGTCGGCCTCCTGGAGCAGGGCTACCCGGTCGACCTGTCGGCCGTTAACGACCCCCTGGGCGCCGAGCCGGCCCTCGTGTACGACCTGCCCAAGTACGCGTGGAACCACACGACGCGCTACTGGACCGAGTCGCGCGTCAACCGCGAGATCCGGTCCAGGAAGCACAAACCCCACGAGCTCCTGGGGAGCCTGCTCCCCGGCGACAACGGGCTGGCGCCGACGTGGCGCAACTTCCTCCGCCAGAACGGCTCCTCGTGGCTGGTGGACCACCAGATCCAGGGCTACGTCGTCCTCCCGGGCGCCGGCTACGTCGCCATGGCCGTGGAGGCGGTCAGGCAGCacctcggcgccggcgccggcggcccggGGTCGGTGGgagacaacgacgacgacgacggcatcACGGGCTTCCGGCTCCGCGACATCGAGGTCCTCAACGCCCTGACCATCCCGGACTCGAGCGCGGGCGTCGAGGTCCAGTTCAACCTGCGGCCGACCGAGAAGGACGACTGGTACGAGTTCCGGGTCTCGTCCCTGACCCTCTCCAACACCTGGACCGTCAACTGCACGGGCTTCATCCGGGCCGATACCGAGGAGTACTCCCCACTGCCGACCGTCAGCCCGGACAGCTTCTTCCACCCGGGCGCCAGGCGGGCCGACGTCGAGCCGGAGTCCCTGTGGGCGGACCTGCGCAGGATGAGCATGTACCACGGCCCCGTGTTCCGGCCGATCAACAGCATCAAGACGGCGCGCGACAAGGCGCTGACGTCCATCACGCTCAAGCCGGTCGTCGAGGAGGCGCACGACTACGTGATCCACCCGACCACGCTCGACGGCATCTTCATCGCCGCCTACAACGGCCTGCCGCGCAAGATCCGCGACGCCTTCACCGTCGTGCCGCGCAGGATCAAGGGCATCACCATCCGCCGCGACCTCCACCGCAGGGGCGGCCAGGACATCGACTGCTTCTCGCAGGTCCACAGCGCCGACACCAGGGGGTTCGACGCCACCATCGCCGTCACCAACACCAACGGCGGCAACGGAAGCGGCACGGGCGGTCGCGTTTCGCTGCTTGTCGACCACTTCTACGCCCAGGCCATCCCCCGCGAGGGGGGCGACGACTCGGAcgcccagcagcagcagcccggcATCATCTCGAAACTGCAGTGGGAGCCCGACCTCACGTTCCCCGTCGTCCCGGCCAGGCCGGCCACCTCCgcgcagcaacaacaacaacaacaacaacaacaacaacccctGGTCTTCCGGCCGGACGACAAGCAGGCCGACTTTGAGCGCAAGGCGCCGCGCGTGGCCTTCCACCTCATCCACGACGCCGTGCGGGAGATCGAGAAGACACCCGACCGCCTGAGCCCCAAGTACCGGGACCTGTTCGGGTGGATGAAGGGCGTCgtggcgacggcggccagGGGCGAGCTCGGCCCGCGGAGCGACACCTGGGCGCGCACCAGCAGCGGAACCAAGCAGCTGCTGATCGACGACCTCAACGCCAAGCCCGTCCCCGCCGGCAGGCTCCTGGTCCGCGTAGGCGAGAAGCTGCCCCGGATCCTCCGCGGCGAGGTCGACGACCGGGCCGTCGCCGAGCTCGTCAACGCCGACAACCTGCTGAGCCGGTACTACGTCGGCCACCCGACGCTCGAGGGCACGACGCTCAAGCAGATCGCCAGGGTCGCCGAGCAGCTGGCCATCGACCGCCCCGGCGCCACCGTGCTCGAGATCGGcgccggctccggcgtcGTCTCCAAGGCCGTGCTCGAGGCGTTCGGAGCCCGCCACGGCGCGGACGGCGCGAGGTCGGTGCTCGGGCACTACGACTTCACcgacaacagcaacaacaacagcaataataacaacaacaacaacaacaacaacagcggcagcagctcgcagcagcagcagctcttcttcgacgaGGCGGCTAAGAAGCTCGCCCCCTGGAGCGACCTCCTGACCTTCAAGGAGCTCGACATCGGGGCGGACCCCGAGGAGCAAGGGTTCGCCGCGGCCAGCTACGACCTCGTCGTGGCCTCGCAGGCCCTCCACGACAAGGCGGTCCGCCGCGACGCCCTCCGCAACGTCAACAAGCTGCTCAAGCCGGGCGGCACCCTCCTCCTGGTCGAGACGACGCGGGACCCGGTCGAGCGCGAGCTCGTCTTCCGCGTCCTGCCCGGCGGCAAGAGCCCGACCCTCTCGGCGCGGGAGTGGGAAGAGATCTTGCGCGAGACCGGCTTCACCGCCCCGCGGTTCCCGGTTGGTGGCGCCGACGACTCCGACGACGCTTCCATCAGCATTATCCTGGCCAGCAAGGGGGCCGCCGCCCCGTCGTACCCGTCCTCCGTCTCCATCGTGTACGCCGGCCGGGCGCCTCCTCCCGAGTCGTGGACGGAGCAGCTGAGCGAGGCGATCCGGGCCAGGACCGGCGGGTCGTCGGTTGTTGCGGTCGAGAACCTGGACGAGCTCGAGGTCTCGCCGGAGACGGCGTACATCTTCACGCCCGAGCTGCGGGCGCCCTTCACGGCCCGGCTGGACGAGGCCTCGTTCGAGAAGCTGAAGGCCTTCCTGCTCGACGCCCAGCTGATCCTCTGGctcagcagcggcggccTCGTGGACGCCGACGAGCCGCTGGTCGGCGCCACCAACGGCCTGCTGCGCGTGCTGCGGCAGGAGGACGCCGGCAAGCGGATCGCCCACCTCGACTTTGACCTTCCGCGGACCGCCGACGCCAACGGCGACGACAACCCCAACCCCTGGACGGCCGACAAGATCGACTACATCGTCGAGGTGTTCGAGCGGACCTTCGAGAAGGGCTTCGCGTCTGCCTATCCCGACCACGACTGGGAGTACTCGGTCAAGAAGGACTCGGGCGTGTTCGTGCCGAGAGCCTATCCCGTCCTGCAAGCTCGGGTGAGTTTTACACATATTTAATGATGTTGGTTAAACTATCGCGGGACATAGCGGCTAACAGAAAGGACCAAAAAAAGGATACCTCCGATCTCCCCCCCCTGAATCTGAACCGCGACGACGCGACCTATCTCGTCATCGGCGGCATGGGCGGCATCGGCCAGCACATCGCCGCCTGGATGATGGAGAAGGGGGCCAGGAACGTGCTGATCGTCTCGCGCGGCGCCGAGGCGAGCCCGGACGTGCCCTCCATGAAGGCCATGGCGGAGGCGGACGGGTGCAAGCTGGCGATCCGGTCGTGCGACGTGACCGACGCGCGCGCCTTCGCCGACCTCCTCGCGTgggccgcctcctcctccgccggcggcggcggcctgccCCCGATCCGGGGCGTCGTCAACGCGGCCATGGTGCTGCGGAACTCGGTCCTCGACCACATGTCGTACGCCCTCTGGCGGTCCGGCATCCGCGTCAAGGTCGACGGCAGCTCCAACGCCCAcgccctgctgctgccgccgcccgacCTCGACTTCTTCGTCCAGCTGTCCTCCGCCGTCGGCGTCCCCGGCCACCCGTCCCAGGCCCACTACGCGGCCGGGAACACGTTCCAGGACGCCCTGGCCCGCCACCGCGCCGTCCGCGGCCTGCCCGCCGTCACCCTCGACCTGACCGCCATCGAGGGCGTCGGGTGGATGGCCCAGCAGGGCGACGAGGAGGCCCAGCAGGAGGTCGTGCGGCGCATCCGGAAGGTCGGCCTGTCGCCCGCGGGCATCGACCTGGTCATGGACCTGGTCGAGGCCGCCATCCGCGACCCGCTgcgcgcctccgccgccgacagccaggtcgtcgtcggcctgTCGACCTACGCGAGCATCCCCGACGGGTCCGTGACCAAGGCGGACCGGCGGTTCGGCACGCTGCGGCTGGCGACGAAGCGGGCGGTGGCGGGggcggacgacgacgccgcagGGGGGGCTGCGGCGTCGGggtcgggcggcggcggcaaggaCGGCGTCGCGGAGCTGCTTAGGGCGGCCGCGGACGGCAGCATCAGCagggccgaggcggcgcccctggtcgtcgacgccgtcgccgccaggACGGCCGCCATCTTCAACCTCGGCCGTGACGAGATCGACGGCGGCCGCCCCCTGTCCGGCTACGGCGTCGACTcgctcgtcgccgtcgagTTGCGCAACTGGCTCGTCGGCTGCCTCAAGGCCAAGGTCTCCATCTTCGACATCCTCCAGTCGCCCTCGCTCGACGACTTTGGCGCCCTCCTGGTCGAGAAGAGCGAGTTGCTCAAGGGGTTGGCTTAGGACGCTGTGAGAGTGCTTGAAATTGTCGCTGTTGGCTCTTAGACCTGTTTCCTTTGTTTTCCTTTGTT contains the following coding sequences:
- a CDS encoding polyketide synthase, with amino-acid sequence MTADHNLPNGSASHTTANGINGHAAGRPRPREPIAIIGMSAKFGGSASSPSKLWDMVRDGKSAWSPIPKDRFDVDSFYHPDKDRPGRNHARGGYFFPGDIGLFDAGFFNLSADAAGAMDPQLRLLMESVYEAWEDACIPLDKVAGSETSVYTGVYGKDYHELQTRDPEVLPAAFLTGNGMAMMSNRISHFFDLQGASMTIDTGCSSGLVALHQACHSLLAGESDMAVVGGTGVILNPDMYIAMSTLGMVGADGKCYAWDARAQGYGRGEGVAALILKPLRAALRDGDQVYGVIRETGLNQDGLTKTITSPSVESQIKLIEKCYGRAGLDLADTGYVEAHMTGTRAGDLAEATALARTFGRARKPGDPVYVGSVKTNVGHTEAVSGLAAIIKTLFALKHRVIPPNINYQTPNPEIPLEEWNLAVPTSLVPWPADKALRASVNNFGYGGANAHVILEAPPGEYEEKRRARAPKGPAESEQSRIFLVSGKDQVATSGLMANLAAYVRELPDDSTLGGIARTLDEGRTRFRWLAAVRARTRAELAERLSQPSTKPKPQPAHVTSGKRPRLGFVLNGQGAQWHAMGRELIAAYPVFGDAVRRADAVLRGRYGADWSLLEELNRDAKTTRVGEMALSQPVTIALQLCLLDLLASWDVRPSAFSSHSSGEIAAAYAAGVLTFEEALGAGYYRGQIPSRSKELSAVRGGMLAAGVSREDAARFIADTRSGRVVVACVNSPESVTISGDIEAIDEVEARLRAEELFARKLKVPLAYHSHHMRLLADEYTARLVETVRSRPDEGWTRRYRYASPVTGDIVTDSEALGPEYFVRNLTSPVLFSEAFDKMCFGEDGTVQVDVVVEIGAHGTLAGPIRQILKRRGTTELPYVSTLSRNVDAVETMQNLAVGLLEQGYPVDLSAVNDPLGAEPALVYDLPKYAWNHTTRYWTESRVNREIRSRKHKPHELLGSLLPGDNGLAPTWRNFLRQNGSSWLVDHQIQGYVVLPGAGYVAMAVEAVRQHLGAGAGGPGSVGDNDDDDGITGFRLRDIEVLNALTIPDSSAGVEVQFNLRPTEKDDWYEFRVSSLTLSNTWTVNCTGFIRADTEEYSPLPTVSPDSFFHPGARRADVEPESLWADLRRMSMYHGPVFRPINSIKTARDKALTSITLKPVVEEAHDYVIHPTTLDGIFIAAYNGLPRKIRDAFTVVPRRIKGITIRRDLHRRGGQDIDCFSQVHSADTRGFDATIAVTNTNGGNGSGTGGRVSLLVDHFYAQAIPREGGDDSDAQQQQPGIISKLQWEPDLTFPVVPARPATSAQQQQQQQQQQQPLVFRPDDKQADFERKAPRVAFHLIHDAVREIEKTPDRLSPKYRDLFGWMKGVVATAARGELGPRSDTWARTSSGTKQLLIDDLNAKPVPAGRLLVRVGEKLPRILRGEVDDRAVAELVNADNLLSRYYVGHPTLEGTTLKQIARVAEQLAIDRPGATVLEIGAGSGVVSKAVLEAFGARHGADGARSVLGHYDFTDNSNNNSNNNNNNNNNNSGSSSQQQQLFFDEAAKKLAPWSDLLTFKELDIGADPEEQGFAAASYDLVVASQALHDKAVRRDALRNVNKLLKPGGTLLLVETTRDPVERELVFRVLPGGKSPTLSAREWEEILRETGFTAPRFPVGGADDSDDASISIILASKGAAAPSYPSSVSIVYAGRAPPPESWTEQLSEAIRARTGGSSVVAVENLDELEVSPETAYIFTPELRAPFTARLDEASFEKLKAFLLDAQLILWLSSGGLVDADEPLVGATNGLLRVLRQEDAGKRIAHLDFDLPRTADANGDDNPNPWTADKIDYIVEVFERTFEKGFASAYPDHDWEYSVKKDSGVFVPRAYPVLQARDTSDLPPLNLNRDDATYLVIGGMGGIGQHIAAWMMEKGARNVLIVSRGAEASPDVPSMKAMAEADGCKLAIRSCDVTDARAFADLLAWAASSSAGGGGLPPIRGVVNAAMVLRNSVLDHMSYALWRSGIRVKVDGSSNAHALLLPPPDLDFFVQLSSAVGVPGHPSQAHYAAGNTFQDALARHRAVRGLPAVTLDLTAIEGVGWMAQQGDEEAQQEVVRRIRKVGLSPAGIDLVMDLVEAAIRDPLRASAADSQVVVGLSTYASIPDGSVTKADRRFGTLRLATKRAVAGADDDAAGGAAASGSGGGGKDGVAELLRAAADGSISRAEAAPLVVDAVAARTAAIFNLGRDEIDGGRPLSGYGVDSLVAVELRNWLVGCLKAKVSIFDILQSPSLDDFGALLVEKSELLKGLA